GTGATCAAGGTGCTGGGTCTAGTTAGCCAACGTCTCAATTTGGCGATCGCCCCCGCACTGTGAGGGGAAGGATTATTGCTCATGGATACTTGGCAAAATCAACTCAGTTCACGACTCACTGACCATGGGGTCTAAAGGGACTAGACCACCGCCGGGGACGGTTAGTTTCTGTTTTAGCGAAGAAAGTGGCCTAGGGGGAAATTAGAACAAATTATTCAAGCCAATCAGGACTGACGATTTTGGAGGAGGAACAGCAGGCGTCTTAGACAAGTTTTTGCTCCATTTCTCCGTAATTAGCAGACTAGAACCAACTAAACTGACTCCGATATTTTAGGACACAAGCCCGGGTTAAAGTTGAACATCCACCACAGCAAGCCGGCAAAAAACGTCACAATTGCTCATGGAAATAACGTTGGTACAAAGGACAACTGGCACTACATTGATCACCACTAAGGGTCACCAGACCCATACTTTCCAAACGATAGGCAATGGGGGGGTCTAATTGCACTGGATTTTCACTGTTCACCACCTGCTTCATGCTAGCGGCTAAGTCCGGTGCCCCGGTCAGTAAGCCCCACAGACGACGGAGATGATTGCTATAAATGCCACTCTGGGTGACGGCGTTGGCTAAAATGGTTGGTAGGTCCACATTGGTTTTTTGTACCGCATCCAAGGCCAAACGAATCAGATACGGATGGCCCCCCACCAGTTTACCGAGGGTTAATAAATTTTCCTCTTCAATTTGATTGTCATCAAAACCATAGGCGGCTTTAAGTTGCAGAATTTGTTCTTTGGTAAAACCGGTCAATTTCCATTGGCGACCCACATTAAAAGGGGATTGGTTGGCATCTAGTTTGACGTAAGCTTCGGTGGAATTAGCAATAATTAAACGTAGCTTTTGCCATTGAGCCAGGTTATTACTTTCTTCATGCCAATAGCGCAACATGGGCAGGAAGTCTTGGGCAATAACGGGAAACTCAAACAAGCGGTCTAGGTTATCAATGGCCATTACTAACGCCCGGTCAGTTTGACTAAGTAAATAATCCTGTACGTAGGTTTTACAACTAACTAAACTGCCAAATAATTCTTCATCCCAATAGTCATCTAAATTGGGTTTGATGCCCAATTCTCGACTTAAGTTGGCACAGAACCAACGCAAAAATTTATCTAGGCTACTAAACATGGCGCTTTCCGCCGTTTGTAGGTTGAGATAAATATGGCGATCGCCCGTTGCTTCCACTTCCGCCAGCAAAAATTGTAGAAGGGAAGTTTTACCCATTTTTTCCGGGGCTTTAATGCGCAAGAGGGCTCCCCCCCTGGTCAGTTCCTCCAGACATTGTTGTTCTGTGGGTAGCCGTAGAACATAGATAACGTTATCCCCCAGGGGACTGCCACGACCAACCGTCAGTGCGGGGGTAAGGCCATTAACGCCGACGGCAAACTGCTCACTCTGCCATTGGGGATATTTCACCTCCTTAAACCAGTCCCGCAACAATTGAAATTTACCCGGACCACGACTACTGGCATCTAATTCTGGACAACCCCCTGGTTTATCATTGGCAAAAACTCCATAAATTTGGGTCATTTGCTTTTTGTAGGTTTCATGGCTGGCGGCTTCGGCAATTTCCCACACTTCCAGGTCGGACTTACGCCAATGCTCATAGGCAAAGCGGGCCAAAAACACCTCTTTTAGCTTGCCTCGCAGATTGTAGTCGTGGGTAATGTCCAGTAAAAATTGGTTCCAACCAGTTGGTTTCATCGACAAATATGGTCTCGGTAATTAGAGGCTAAGCTTTAGCTCAACCTGTTTAATGGTAGCGCTGAAAACTGCTATGATACCACTGACTAATTAACAATATTTTAGTACAAAAGAGGAGTTAAGCCCATGGTTAAAAGTGCAAGGCAAGGGGCAGGCGGATTCTGGCGGGACTTTAAGGATTTCATCCTGCGGGGGAACGTAGTAGATCTGGCCGTAGCGGTAGTAATTGGTGGAGCTTTCACCAGTATTGTCAATGCTTTTGTGGCCTGGTTAATGGCAGTTTTGCTACAGCCAGTACTGGATCAAGCCGGTGTCAGTCAATTGCAGGATTTACCCTTGGGTTTGGGGGAATTAGTTATTGCTATAATTAACTTTTTAATCATTGCTTTTGTAATCTTCCTCATCATTAAAGCTATCGAAAAAATGCAACGAAAAAAAGCAGTGGAGGAAGAAATTGTGGCCGAAGCACAACCGGATCCGGTGCTGGAAGCCCAAACTAATTTAACTGATTCCATCAATCGCTTAATTACCACACTGGAAAATCAGCAATCTTCATCCCAATAGATAGTTAAAGATCATTTCAGTGATCACTTAACCAACCGATCGCCTGGCGGATCCACACTTCTGGATCTTCACTCTGGGCCACGTCTGGAACTTGACTGACCATGGCGATCGCCTGCTGGATTTCCGTTTGGGTGTAACCCAATGCTAACAAGGTCATTTCCAGGTCTTCCAGGAGGGCAGTGGTGGGCAGAGTAGAGTCAGTTTCCCCGGTCCCCATTTGTAGTTTGTGCCATTGGGATAATTTAGTTTTTAGTTCTAGGGCTAACCTTTCCGCTCCCTTTTTCCCGACCCCCGGCGTTTGGCACAATTGTTTGACATTGCCCGTTACCACCGCTTGCACTAAGCCTTCCAAGCCCAACGTTTCAATTAGGGCGATCGCCAACTGGGCCCCAATGCCGGTTACTCCCATTAATTGACCAAATAAATCCCTTTCTGCCAGGCGGCCAAAACCAAAAAGAGCGATCTGGTCTTGGCGTACCAAGAGGTGGGTAAAAACCTGTTGGGGTTCCGGGGGGGGCGGAGTCCATTGTTGGGCTAAGGAATGGGGCACCTGCAACTCATAACCCACCCCATTAACGGACAAAATCAAAAACCAACGGTTCTGAATATTTTTTGTGACTGTAACAACCTGGCCCTGAAGAAATTGAATCATAACTATTTTCGTATCTAAATCAACTGGGCCGTAGCTTCAATGCCAATGGCGATCGCCGCACCAAGAAACGTGTTGATACCATTAACCACCTCATTGGTGAGCCAGGGCCATTTATTTTGCAGAGTTGCACCAATTACACTCTCTAGATTGGTGGCAATGAAAGCAGCCAGGGTAGAAAAAATTATTCCCCCAAAGGAAATTAGACCTACGCCGTAACCTAAAACTGCCAGGGCTAAACCCGCCGCAAATCCCGCCAAGGTGCCTTCTACACTTACCGCTCCTTCCGTCCCCCTGGGCACTGGTTGCAGGGTGGTGATTAAAAAGGTGTTTTTGCCGTAGGCTTTACCCACTTCGCTGGCGGTAGTATCCGATAACTTAGTACTAAAACTAGCCACATAGCCCAATGCTAACCAGAGTTGCCATGGTTCCGGCCCAAAGGCGATCGCCAGGGCACAGAGGGCAGCAGTTAAAGCAGAACCCCAAACATTTTCCGGGCCCCGTTGGCCGGATCTTTTTTCGGCAATGCCCGCCGCTTCTTTTTCTTTTTGGCCAATGCGGGTCACAGCGGAACCCACAAAAAAGTAGGCTAAAACCACCAAATAACCCCGCCAACCCAGGGCCGCCCAAATAATCACCCCCAGCACCCAGGCATGGCCGTAGCCCCAGGGGGTTAACAGTTTCTTCGGGGCGATCGCCGCTAGGGCTAGTAAAAAACTGTTGAGAATAACAGCGCTAAGCCAGGGAAACGCCAGACTTTGCCGCCAAATTTCGCTGAGCAGGGAATTGTCCATGGGAAAAATGCCAGAAGCATCGATGGTTGGTGGATCATTTGTTGATCATAGGATCGAGCTATGCCAACGACGATCGCCAGGAAAAGGGATTAAATTTTTCCGGGAGTCGGGCCCTAAGGCAGAATAAAGATTGAACTGTGCCAAAACAGTCTGAAGCAAAAGAGATTATCAGATTTTAGTCAAACACCATGAGTGCATTGAACCATCAAATCATTGTTGTTGGGGGAGGAGCAGCCGGCATCACCGTGGCGGCCCAATTATTAAAGCAGAAACCCAAACTCGATCTGGCGATCGTGGAACCCTGCGATAAACACTATTACCAGCCCGCCTGGACCCTAGTGGGGGGCGGAGCCTTCGCCATGGAAGATACCATCAAACCGGAGCAGGATTGCATTCCCAGCGGTGCCAAATGGATCAAAGCCAGTGTGGCCAGTTTTGACCCGGAAAATAACTGCCTTACCCTCCAGGACGGCCGTAGTCTCAGCTACGAATATCTGGTGGTTTGTCCCGGCATTCAAATCAATTGGCATCTAATTCCGAGGCTCCAGGAATCCCTCGGTAAAAATGGCGTCACCAGCAACTACGATCGCCGTTATGCCCCCTACACCTGGGAACTGTTGCAAAACTTTAAAGGCGGCAATGCCCTGTTCACTTTTCCGGCCACCCCGATTAAATGTGCCGGAGCGCCGCAAAAAATCATGTATTTAGCCGACGAAACCTTCCGCAAAAATGGCGTGCGGGAGAAAACCAACATCACCTATGGCGTGGCAGTGGGAAAAATCTTCGGCATTCCCGGCTACTGTGAATCTTTGGAAAAGGTGGCGGCAAAGAAAAATATTGACGTACGCTATCACCACAATCTCAAAGCCATTAACCCCAACGCGAAAGAAGCCACTTTCACTGTCAATGGGAAAACGGAAGTGACTTTACCCTACGACATCATCCATGTGACCCCCCCCATGTCCGCCCCGGATTTCATTAAAAACAGTCCCCTGGCCGCAGAGGCCGGTGGTTGGGTCGATGTGGACAAATTCACCCTGCAACATAATCGCTACGACAACGTATTTAGCTTGGGAGATGCCTCTTCCCTGCCCACTTCCCGGACAGCAGCGGCGGTGCGGAAACAAGCTCCTGTGGTCGCAACAAACCTTTTGGGTCTGTTAAACAGCAAAAAACCGTCTGCAGAATACGGTGGTTACACCTGTTGTCCCCTGGTTACCGGCTACGGCAAAACCATCATGGCGGAATTTGACTATGGTGGCCAGCCCAAATCCAGTTTTCCCTTTGACCCCACCCAGGAGCGGTGGAGCATGTGGCTAGTGAAACGTTATGTTTTGCCCTGGCTGTACTGGAATCGGATGCTCAAGGGAGAGTCCTTTGAACCGGACAAATGGAAGCCCCTGTTGGGGAAATCCTAGGGTCAGTTGACCGGGCGCTGGGGAGGGTTTTGGCTAAAATTTTCCCTTGTGAAGACATCTAGACAAATTGGCCATCAAATTCTGGCGGCAGGTGCTATGATCAGCCAGTGAGATTAAGGATCGGTAGACGCACTTGTTATGAGTGTTAGTGCATTGTTTATGGTTACGCTTAGCAGGCTTCTCTCCGAAACCCACTCTCTTTCTTTTCTCTGGTTTTGGAGCTAATTTATGTCCATTTATGTCGGGAACCTTTCTTACCAAGCCACCGAAGATGACGTTTTGACTGTCTTCTCCGAGTATGGCACTGTTAAGCGGGTTCAACTTCCCACTGATCGGGAGACCGGTCGTATGCGGGGTTTTGGTTTCGTTGAAATGTCTTCCGATAAGGAAGAAGATGCCGCCATTGAAGCTCTGGATGGAGCCGAATGGATGGGGCGGGATCTCAAAGTTAATAAAGCAAGACCGAGAACCCCTCGTTAAGTTTTTGCCTAATTACCTGAATTTAAGATTTCATTCGTTGTAGAAGGGAAGGTGTTTGAGTCATCTTTCCTTTTTTGCTAGGCAGGCTTGCTGATAGACTGGGGGAGGTAAATCTGGCTCTTTCCCTATGTCGCTTATTCGTGCCCTGCACCAACAATTAATAGATCAAGAAATTTCCGCTGTTGCCGTGGCCCAGGCGAGTTTGGCGCGGATTGAAGCGGTGGACGACAGATTGAAAAGCTTTTTGCAGGTGACAGCTCCCCAGGCGATCGCCCAGGCGGAAAAGGTTGACGCCCAGATTGCAGCGGGGGAACCCATTGGTCTACTGGCAGGCATTCCCATTGGCATTAAAGATAACCTTTGCACCAAGGGCATTGTTACCACCTGTGCTTCCCAAATTTTGCGGGGTTTTGTGCCTCCCTACGAGTCCACAGTGACGGAGAAGTTGCAAAAAGCCGGGGCGGTCATGGTGGGCAAAACTAACCTAGATGAATTTGCCATGGGCAGTTCCACGGAAAATTCCGGTTACCAAGTGACGGCTAATCCTTGGGATTTAACCAGGGTGCCAGGGGGATCTTCTGGGGGATCGGCGGCGGCCGTAGCAGCGGATGAATGTTTGATTGCTTTGGGGTCTGACACGGGGGGCTCCATTCGTCAGCCTGCTTCCCTCTGTGGGGTGGTGGGCATGAAACCCACCTATGGTTTAGTGTCCCGTTTTGGTTTGGTGGCCTATGCTTCCTCTTTGGATCAAATTGGTCCCTTTGCCCGCCGGGTAGAAGATGCGGCCATTCTGCTCCAGGCGATCGCCGGCCATGATAGTAGGGATTCCACCAGCCTAGATGTGCCCATTCCGGATTACACCCAAGCCCTGAAGCCAGATTTGAAGGGAGTGAAAGTGGGGGTAATTATGGATGCCTTTGGGGAAGGTTTAGACGATACGGTCAATGAAGCAGTGCAAACGGCGATCGCCAAACTGCGGGAATTAGGAGCCACCATTGAGGAAATCCATTGTCCCCGGTTCCGTTCCGGTATTGCGGCCTATTATGTCATTGCCCCTTCCGAAGCGTCAGCTAACCTGGCCCGTTACGATGCGGTGCGCTATGGGCTGCGGGCGGAAGCGGATAATCTGATGGAAATGTACACCCACACCAGAGCCAAGGGTTTTGGCGCAGAAGTGAAACGGCGCATTATGCTCGGCACCTATGCTCTGTCCGCCGGTTACTACGATGCCTATTACCTCAAAGCCCAAAAGGTGAGAACCCTGATTAAACAAGACTTTGATCAAGCCTTTACCAAAGTGGACGTGTTGGTTTGCCCCACTGCCCCCACTACGGCCTTCAAAGCGGGGGAAAAAACCGATGATCCCCTCAGCATGTATCTCTCCGATTTGATGACCATTCCAGTTAACTTAGCTGGTTTACCGGCCATGAGTGTGCCCTGTGGCTTTGACGACAATAATTTACCCATTGGCCTGCAATTGGTGGGCAATGTGTTAGGGGAAGAAATGCTATTCCGGGTGGGCTATGCCTATGAACAAGCCACCACATGGCACGATCGCCAACCGGATTTATCGGCCTAATATTTTATTGTTTAGCTGCTTTTCCGCAGGTCCAGCAATATTTTGAAATTGAAGCTGCAATCAAAACCGCCACGGCGATCGCCAAGGAAAATAATTGTCTTTTTCTCGGCGTTCCTGCTCCTTGGGCCTTTTTTCTGCGGTCGTAGCCCCGCCCAGGAGTTAACCGTTCCTCTCACTGACCTGTGTCCCGAACCGATCGCCGAAAGGATGACTCCCCATGTGGTGAAAGCTGGGGAAACCATTGACAGCATCGCCGCCCAATATCAACTAGTGCCGGCCACCCTGATCAGTGTGAACAATCAGTTGTCCAGTGGTCAAGTTACCCCAGGGCAGACGATTTTGATTCCCCCCTTTAACGGTCGTTTTGTTTCCGCACCAGCGGGGGCCACTTGGCGGGATTTAGCATCGGCCTATGGTTTACGGGCAGATATTTTATTTGAAATCAACGGTTGCACAGAAAAGCCCAGTCGTGCCTTTATTCCCGGCATCAGTTGGGGGGGAAATGCCCCTAGCAATGTGGATAACTACACGGGCTTGGCCCAATGGCCCATTCAACCAACTCCCAAAATTGGCCTAGATTACGGCTGGCAAAATCAGGCCGCGGGGCAAGATGCCTTTTTTCACAGTGGCGTAGATCTGTTAGCCCCCTTGGATACCCCCGTTATGGCCGCTGCCGCCGGGGAGGTGATTTTAGTTAGCCAGGAAGGGGCCTATGGTTTCCTGGTGGTCATTGACCATGGCAATGGCCGTCAAACCCGCTATGCCCATCTGAGTCGATTTGCGGTGGATCCTGGGGAAAAAGTCCCCGCTGGTACTGTAATTGGCTATGTAGGCAGTACTGGCCGACCGGATATTGCTTCATCCCATCTTCATTTTGAAGTAAGGGTTCAATCCCCTGTTGGTTGGGCGGCCCAGGATCCGAAGTTACATTTACCCCGCCCATAGTTAAACGATTTTCAGTCCTTTGTGGACCCAGGAACAACCCCTGCCTCCGCCATATTTTTGGTAAACTAACAACGCTGTTGCCTTTAGCGGTTTTGCCATGGAACTGGAACATCCTGACGATCTCTATTATTTGGATTCCCACGAGTACGTCCGCTTTGATGGGGAAACGGCCACCATTGGCCTGAGTGCCTTTGCCGTGGATGAGCTGGGGGATATTGTCTTTGTGGAGTTACCCGAAGAAGGGGACAAAGTGGAATTTGAGCAGTCCATGGGGGCAGTGGAATCGGTCAAGGCCGCCTCGGATTTATATTCCCCTGTGACGGGCACTGTGATCGAAAAAAACTCAGCTTTGGAAGATCAGCCGGAGTTGCTCAATCAAGACCCCTACGGGGAAGAAGGTTGGTTGATCAAGGTGCGCCTAGATGATGTGGAAGATGCCAAAGAAGGATTGATGGCCGCCGGAGACTACCGCGCCACCCTAGAGACGGGAGATTAGGCAGTCTGGGCGGGGGTTAGAGGTTAATCCTTTTCCCACCTAATGGATACTTTGTGACAGTTCATACTTTCGCCGTCAGGGCAAGAAATCATTATGCAAGCTGTTGATTACACTACCCTGATGGCCATTGTTGCTGAACTCCAAGGTGATTGGCTACCCGCCCGCATCGAACAGATTTATCAGCATGATCGCCATGGTTTATCCCTCGCTCTGCGCACGTTAGAAAGACGGGGTTGGCTAACCCTAGCTTGGCATCCCCAGGGGGCAAGAATTTGTTTAGATCCTCCTCCGCCCCAGGAACCGGACACGTTTACTTTTAGCGATCAACTGCGGCATCAGCTTAAAGGACTGGCCTTAATTTCTCTCAAACCCCTACAGCCCTGGGAACGGGTCATTGACCTGGCGATCGCCAAACGGCCAGGGGATGAACCTCTATACCATTTGTTTTTGGAGGTGATGGGCAAATATAGCAACCTGATTTTGACCGATGCCCAACGGCAAATTATCACCGTCGCCCACCAAGTTAACTCCCAACAATCAAGGGTTAGAACGGTACAAACGGGGCAACCCTATCAATCTCCACCGGCTTTATTGGCCACACCTCCTTCGTTGACGGAAAGCTTTAGTAGTTGGCAAGAAAGGGTGCAATTAATCCCTGGTTTATTAAGTAAACAACTGCTGAAAAGTTACCGGGGAGTTAGTCCCATGGTGGTGAAAAATTTGTTAGGCCAAGCGGATCTTGATTCCCAGGTCAGTAACCAAGATTTAACCGACGAACAATGGCAAAATATCTTTATTGCTTGGCAAAATTGGCTACAGAGGCTGGAGAAATTAGATTTTTTGGGAAAAAGTTTGCCCCAGGGCTACATAGTCTTGGCAGAAACCACTGTTGTTAATGACGTTAAGCCAACTCAAGAAGAAGGTGATCGCCCTTTGCTCCCCATTAATAAATTGGTAAGTGAATATTACCGGAGAGAGTTAGGGCGGGAAAATTTCCAGCAATTACAACACCAAATTCAACAAAAACTAAATAATCTAATTGCTAAACTGCAACAAAAAGCCGACACGTTTAAACAAAGGTTAAATGCGGCCGCCAATGCCCAGCAATATCAACGGCAGGCGGATCTGTTGATGGCCTATCTCCACCAGGGGCAACCAGGGTTAAGCTCCATCACCCTACCGGACTTTGACGACCAATCTCCCGTTACCATTTCCCTGCAGCCGGATAAAACCCTAATCCAAAACGCCCAACGACTTTACAAACAACAACAAAAATTAAACCGGGCAGAGGCGGCCATTCTCCCTTTGTTAGCAGAAGTGGAGCAGGAGTTGGCCTACCTCACCCAGGTAGAAACCAGTGTGCAGGCGTTGACCGAATTTGATGATCTGGCCGATTGGCAAACGTTAACGGAAATTCGGGATGAGTTGGCGGAACAAAACTATTTAGCCCTTAGCCATGGCCGCCCCCGCCGTAAAGAAGCGGAAACTTTTGAGCCGCACCAGAGCCTAACCCCTTCCGGTTTTCCCCTCTGGATTGGCCGTAATAATCGCCAAAATGATTACCTTAGTTTTCGGGTTGCCACCGAGTATGACCTGTGGTTCCATGCCCAGGAAATTGCCGGCAGTCATGTGTTACTCCGATTACCCCCAGGGGCGATCGCCGAAGATCAGGATTTGCAATCAGCAGCGGATTGGGCGGCCTACTACAGCCGAGGCCGGGAGGAAGAACAGGTACCGGTGGTCTATACCCAGCCTAAATATGTCTTTAAACCCAAGGGTAGTAAACCGGGCATGGTGGTTTATCAACAGGAAACGGTTATTTGGGGCAAACCTGGAGCGGTTAATCCAAAGTTGACCCACAATTGATTTTGACGACCCCAATGGTTCGCTAACCTAAGCGGTTGCGATAATCTTCATAACCAAAGGTACGCCACAGTTCAAATTCCCCCGATCGCCGCAGACAACCAATGGCGGGATGGTGGACTCCATTAAAGGTAGTGGTTTTGACCATGGTGTAGTGCATCATGTCTTCAAAAATTAGGCGATCTCCCACCTGTAAAGGTTGATCAAAGGCATAATCACCGAGAAAATCCCCCGCGAGGCAACTGGAACCCCCCAGGCGATAAACAGTATCTCCCGTTTGCGGCACTCTAGCTCCCCTTACTTCTGGCCGATAGGGCATTTCCAAGCAGTCAGGCATATGGGCCGTGAAGGAAACATCGAGCATGGCATGGGTAAATTCCGGTGTTTCGATCAGATCCTCCACCGTACTAAGTAAAAATCCTGTCTGCCAGGCGATCGCCGACCCCGGCTCCATAATCAACCGCAGATGGGGATGGCGTTGGTGGAATTCCCCAATTACTGCAATGGCATAGTCCATGTCGTAGCCTTGGCTGGTCATTAAATGGCCGCCGCCTAGGTTTAACCATTCAATTTGGGGCAAATACTCGCCAAATAATTTTTCGATCTGCCCTAGGGTTTTTTCCAAAGCTAAATGATCGCTCTCACAAAGGTTGTGGGAGAGAAAGCCCGTAATGCCCGACGGTAAATTACCCGCCAACATTGCCGCTTGCACCCCCAACCGGGAACCGGACACACAGGGATTATAAAGATCGGTCTGCACGGGGGAATATTCCGGGTTAATGCGTAAACCTGCTTTTACCGCGGTATTTTTCAACGATTCCCGATAACGATGCCATTGTCCCAAGGAGTTAAAGGTAATGTGGCTAGCCAAGGGAATAATGGCTGGCAAATCATCGGGGCGATAGGTGGGGGCATAAACGTGCACTTCTTTGCCAAATTCCTCCGCCGCCAGTCGTGCTTCCCAGAGGGAACTGGCCGACGCCCCTGCTAACCCTGACCGCAACCAGGGAAAACAAGGAAAGAGGGCAAAACCTTTCAAGGCCAACATCACCTCAATCGGGGCGGATTGCTGCAACCGTTCGAAAATCGCCAAATTTTGTTGTAACAATTCCTCTTCCAACACAAAACAGGGGGAAGGTAGGCTGGATAACCTGGGGTTTTCGAGAATGTTCACCGCAAAACTGCTCACTTTAGCTATAGATAAAGAAAAAAGACTACTGCCAATAAAACAGTAGCCCAATCAAGTCTTGAGATTAACGGAGGTTGCCGGGGAGATTTACTACAGGTACCCCAGGCCAGAAAACCTAAAAAATTTAGGAACTATGGAAAAATTACAGAATGCCGAAGAAGTGAAGTACACCTTGCCCAGAGACAAGCTCGAGGATCAGGGCAGAGGAAAAACCGATCATGGCCAAGCGACCATTCCAGTTTTCGGCGAAAGCAGTGAATCCAAATTTAGAGTTTTCGTTGTTCATGGTTAAGAATGTAATTACGAGCTGGGAGGGTTGTCTATGTAAATAAATGTAACAGAGTATTGCGCCCATGGCAAGTCTGTGGTGAAAAAGGCAACGGGAGGATAATGTTAGGCTCAAACAGAACAGAAGTGACTAACCTTCGGAGAACAAGGCAATGTTGGCCCTAATTTTGGCGATCGCCCTGTTGTGGGGCTTGATCTGGTGGGCTAGGCGTAGATCAGGTCGGAAAATTGCCTGGAGCAGAGGCCGTCGTCATTCATCAGGTTTCAAGCAGGCCATCCAAGCTTCCCGCCCAACATCACCCAGGGTGCCCGGTAAGTTACGGCGGGATCTAATTCGTATTGCGGGCAATGCCCAGGTAGCGGAAAGACTGGTAACCAATCTACGGGCCAAACATCCTGATCGCCCGGAGCACTGGTATTGGGAAAAGGCAATTTTTGACCTGGAGCGCGATCGCCATTATTAGGGCAATGGCAGGCACTGGAAACTAACCCGCCAATAATTCCCCCTAGCAGCTTCTCTGGGATTTAGAGCAATTAGGCCGGGCAATTTCCCTATTTTTTGACTGATTCCAAGACTTTAAGCACTTGAATTTTTTGCTGGGGAGACAAATCCAAAGTGGGCAAAATGGCTTTGACTTCTTGGCCTTGGGCTAAACCGGCTTCAAGTTTGCCTTTTTGTTGCTCATTAAGAATTGCTCCTAATTTTTCTAGTACTTCCAGCTTTTCAGGACTAACTTGAGAAGCCGGAGTGTCTGTCATGGTTTGGGCAGATAAGCCAGAAAAAGAAGCAAAGGTGGTCAATGTGCATGCCAGTGCCAAGACGGCGGATTTTAAAATGGATTTCATCGGTAGTAACATGGATTTTTCAAGATTTTCGGAATTTATTATCAATTCTAATTCCATTGAGCAAAACTGATTGCCAGTCTTTAAAATGCCCCCAGCCATTGAAAAACAGAGCCAGGAAAATGAGTCTGGCTTGATTAACTGGCAATCCCTCCCCCTTATTAGCTGGAGATTTTTGGTATGGTAAGGTCTCCCCCATCCCAATCAACCAATTAACTGATAATTAACTGATTTTTCTTGTCGTAACCTCCCATTGTGACTATGGCCGTTGGCACCTTCAAACAAAGTAGATTTC
The genomic region above belongs to Synechocystis sp. PCC 6803 substr. PCC-P and contains:
- the gcvH gene encoding glycine cleavage system protein GcvH yields the protein MELEHPDDLYYLDSHEYVRFDGETATIGLSAFAVDELGDIVFVELPEEGDKVEFEQSMGAVESVKAASDLYSPVTGTVIEKNSALEDQPELLNQDPYGEEGWLIKVRLDDVEDAKEGLMAAGDYRATLETGD
- a CDS encoding NFACT family protein; the encoded protein is MQAVDYTTLMAIVAELQGDWLPARIEQIYQHDRHGLSLALRTLERRGWLTLAWHPQGARICLDPPPPQEPDTFTFSDQLRHQLKGLALISLKPLQPWERVIDLAIAKRPGDEPLYHLFLEVMGKYSNLILTDAQRQIITVAHQVNSQQSRVRTVQTGQPYQSPPALLATPPSLTESFSSWQERVQLIPGLLSKQLLKSYRGVSPMVVKNLLGQADLDSQVSNQDLTDEQWQNIFIAWQNWLQRLEKLDFLGKSLPQGYIVLAETTVVNDVKPTQEEGDRPLLPINKLVSEYYRRELGRENFQQLQHQIQQKLNNLIAKLQQKADTFKQRLNAAANAQQYQRQADLLMAYLHQGQPGLSSITLPDFDDQSPVTISLQPDKTLIQNAQRLYKQQQKLNRAEAAILPLLAEVEQELAYLTQVETSVQALTEFDDLADWQTLTEIRDELAEQNYLALSHGRPRRKEAETFEPHQSLTPSGFPLWIGRNNRQNDYLSFRVATEYDLWFHAQEIAGSHVLLRLPPGAIAEDQDLQSAADWAAYYSRGREEEQVPVVYTQPKYVFKPKGSKPGMVVYQQETVIWGKPGAVNPKLTHN
- the nspC gene encoding carboxynorspermidine decarboxylase, which produces MNILENPRLSSLPSPCFVLEEELLQQNLAIFERLQQSAPIEVMLALKGFALFPCFPWLRSGLAGASASSLWEARLAAEEFGKEVHVYAPTYRPDDLPAIIPLASHITFNSLGQWHRYRESLKNTAVKAGLRINPEYSPVQTDLYNPCVSGSRLGVQAAMLAGNLPSGITGFLSHNLCESDHLALEKTLGQIEKLFGEYLPQIEWLNLGGGHLMTSQGYDMDYAIAVIGEFHQRHPHLRLIMEPGSAIAWQTGFLLSTVEDLIETPEFTHAMLDVSFTAHMPDCLEMPYRPEVRGARVPQTGDTVYRLGGSSCLAGDFLGDYAFDQPLQVGDRLIFEDMMHYTMVKTTTFNGVHHPAIGCLRRSGEFELWRTFGYEDYRNRLG
- a CDS encoding chlorophyll a/b-binding protein; this translates as MGAILCYIYLHRQPSQLVITFLTMNNENSKFGFTAFAENWNGRLAMIGFSSALILELVSGQGVLHFFGIL